From the genome of Brienomyrus brachyistius isolate T26 chromosome 8, BBRACH_0.4, whole genome shotgun sequence, one region includes:
- the ncoa5 gene encoding nuclear receptor coactivator 5 isoform X3 yields the protein MAAERRQSKAHSRQSPPRRHPYGGYGESREPRARTRSPIHGRDVRDHREPGREPRLGHPREHVPRDPDFDRYRPSEGREKDPRADPGFRDDGYDRYYRIDDYYRKKEDPYGERYRDPWNGRREHEDDRPRMEERRRNELYRQYYEELQRRYDSERPVDCSVIVVNKQQKEYAETVGRKVRDLGMVVDLIFLNTEVSLTQALEDVGRARTPFAIIITQQHQVHRSCTVNILFGTPQEHRNMPMQDAMVLVARNYDLFKAEHKDKEREEIAHKAAKMADDVLMREHEREGHPISLQPVITLLAESRFLTLEELDRLIDYLRDKRDRLVRSSGDPHAGSHQPVATVSPLEPPHPPAPTLSSGPHSVHGSHTTHSSHTVTPGHTPHSSHTVHSAHAVHPAPPTHLTPQTHMVPSSVSNPPPPSSHQQELQAKILSLFNSGSGAAAANSSVASQCQAYGSPAVNQATSLPPALGPSTLPKIQQPPTQSSGMMAPRPALRLPGMLPSVAPAQYGPPSRMSTPIGVQRPPTAGTGINFDNPSVQKALDTLIQSGPSINHLVNAGNVQTQGIGQPATLALYPRHY from the exons ATGGCAGCGGAGCGACGACAGAGTAAAGCTCACTCCCGGCAGAGTCCTCCAAGAAG GCACCCGTATGGTGGCTATGGGGAGAGCCGGGAGCCTCGAGCCCGCACTCGCTCCCCTATACATGGCCGTGATGTGCGTGACCACAGGGAGCCTGGCCGGGAGCCGCGGCTTGGCCACCCGCGAGAACATGTGCCCCGAGACCCGGACTTCGACCGCTACCGTCCCTCCGAGGGCAGGGAGAAGGACCCCAGAGCCGATCCAGGCTTTCG GGATGATGGTTATGACCGATACTACAGAATTGATGATTATTACCGAAAGAAAGAGGACCCCTATGGGGAGAGATACAGGGACCCTTGGAATGGCAGGCGGGAGCACGAAG ACGACCGGCCAAGAATGGAGGAGCGGCGACGGAATGAGCTCTACCGACAGTATTATGAGGAGCTCCAGAGACGCTACGACTCCGAGCGGCCCGTGGATTGCTCGGTGATCGTGGTGAACAAGCAGCAAAA GGAGTACGCCGAGACGGTGGGCCGGAAGGTGCGCGACCTGGGCATGGTGGTGGACCTGATCTTCCTGAACACGGAGGTGTCACTGACGCAGGCCCTGGAGGATGTGGGCCGGGCACGCACACCCTTCGCCATCATCATCACGCAGCAGCACCAGGTGCACCGTTCCTGTACTGTCAACATCCTGTTCGGCACGCCGCAAG AGCATCGCAATATGCCTATGCAGGACGCTATGGTGCTTGTGGCGCGGAATTATGACCTGTTCAAGGCAGAACACAAGGATAAGGAGCGAGAAGAGATCGCCCACAAGGCCGCCAAGATGGCGGATGACGTGCTGATGCGGGAGCATGAGCGTGAAGGCCACCCCATCTCCCTTCAGCCAGTCATTACCCTGTTGGCAGAGAGCAG GTTTCTTACTTTGGAAGAGTTGGATAGACTGATTGACTATCTGAGGGATAAGAGAGACCGTCTGGTGAGGAGCAGCGGTGATCCACATGCAG GGTCCCACCAACCTGTGGCAACAGTCTCCCCGCTGGAGCCGCCCCATCCGCCGGCGCCGACCCTTTCCAGTGGGCCTCACAGTGTACATGGTTCCCATACGACCCACTCTTCCCATACTGTCACCCCAGGCCATACCCCTCATTCTTCTCATACAGTCCATTCAGCTCATGCGGTCCACCCGGCTCCCCCGACCCACCTGACCCCACAGACCCACATGGTGCCATCCTCAGTCTCCAACCCTCCTCCACCATCCAGCCATCAGCAAGAGCTGCAGGCCAAGATCCTCAGCTTGTTCAACAGCGGATCCGGCGCCGCTGCCGCTAACAGCAGCGTGGCTTCCCAGTGTCAAGCATACGGCAGTCCTGCTGTCAACCAAGCCACCAGTCTTCCCCCTGCACTGGGGCCCTCCACCCTTCCTAAAATACAGCAGCCCCCCACTCAGAGCTCTGGCATGATGGCCCCTCGACCGGCACTGCGACTGCCGGGGATGCTACCCAGTGTTGCCCCCGCACAGTATGGTCCCCCAAGCCGCATGTCCACCCCAATAGGAGTGCAGAGGCCGCCCACAGCTGGCACTGGGATCAACTTTGACAACCCAAGTGTACAGAAAGCCCTGGACACTCTGATTCAAAGTGGACCTTCCATCAACCACCTAGTAAATGCAGGCAACGTCCAAACCCAAGGCATTGGTCAACCGGCGACGTTGGCCCTATACCCACGCCACTACTGA
- the ncoa5 gene encoding nuclear receptor coactivator 5 isoform X1, with the protein MSRRRSRSASPAHHTTNSNDPRDLERRIFVGNLPTTLMDRKDLEDLFSPYGKINALSMFRGYGFVQFERAEEAEAAKAGQNGRFYRGYKLDINMAAERRQSKAHSRQSPPRRHPYGGYGESREPRARTRSPIHGRDVRDHREPGREPRLGHPREHVPRDPDFDRYRPSEGREKDPRADPGFRDDGYDRYYRIDDYYRKKEDPYGERYRDPWNGRREHEDDRPRMEERRRNELYRQYYEELQRRYDSERPVDCSVIVVNKQQKEYAETVGRKVRDLGMVVDLIFLNTEVSLTQALEDVGRARTPFAIIITQQHQVHRSCTVNILFGTPQEHRNMPMQDAMVLVARNYDLFKAEHKDKEREEIAHKAAKMADDVLMREHEREGHPISLQPVITLLAESRFLTLEELDRLIDYLRDKRDRLVRSSGDPHAGSHQPVATVSPLEPPHPPAPTLSSGPHSVHGSHTTHSSHTVTPGHTPHSSHTVHSAHAVHPAPPTHLTPQTHMVPSSVSNPPPPSSHQQELQAKILSLFNSGSGAAAANSSVASQCQAYGSPAVNQATSLPPALGPSTLPKIQQPPTQSSGMMAPRPALRLPGMLPSVAPAQYGPPSRMSTPIGVQRPPTAGTGINFDNPSVQKALDTLIQSGPSINHLVNAGNVQTQGIGQPATLALYPRHY; encoded by the exons ATGTCTCGGAGGAGGAGCCGCAGTGCAAGCCCCGCCCACCATACCACCAACAGCAATGACCCTCGCGACCTGGAAAGGAGGATTTTTGTGGGGAATTTGCCAACAACTCTCATGGACAGGAAGGACTTGGAGGATCTGTTCAGTCCATATGGGAAGATAAATG CCCTGTCCATGTTCCGTGGGTATGGATTTGTGCAGTTTGAGCGAGCCGAGGAGGCGGAGGCAGCAAAGGCGGGACAAAACGGTCGCTTTTATAGAGGGTATAAACTAG ATATTAATATGGCAGCGGAGCGACGACAGAGTAAAGCTCACTCCCGGCAGAGTCCTCCAAGAAG GCACCCGTATGGTGGCTATGGGGAGAGCCGGGAGCCTCGAGCCCGCACTCGCTCCCCTATACATGGCCGTGATGTGCGTGACCACAGGGAGCCTGGCCGGGAGCCGCGGCTTGGCCACCCGCGAGAACATGTGCCCCGAGACCCGGACTTCGACCGCTACCGTCCCTCCGAGGGCAGGGAGAAGGACCCCAGAGCCGATCCAGGCTTTCG GGATGATGGTTATGACCGATACTACAGAATTGATGATTATTACCGAAAGAAAGAGGACCCCTATGGGGAGAGATACAGGGACCCTTGGAATGGCAGGCGGGAGCACGAAG ACGACCGGCCAAGAATGGAGGAGCGGCGACGGAATGAGCTCTACCGACAGTATTATGAGGAGCTCCAGAGACGCTACGACTCCGAGCGGCCCGTGGATTGCTCGGTGATCGTGGTGAACAAGCAGCAAAA GGAGTACGCCGAGACGGTGGGCCGGAAGGTGCGCGACCTGGGCATGGTGGTGGACCTGATCTTCCTGAACACGGAGGTGTCACTGACGCAGGCCCTGGAGGATGTGGGCCGGGCACGCACACCCTTCGCCATCATCATCACGCAGCAGCACCAGGTGCACCGTTCCTGTACTGTCAACATCCTGTTCGGCACGCCGCAAG AGCATCGCAATATGCCTATGCAGGACGCTATGGTGCTTGTGGCGCGGAATTATGACCTGTTCAAGGCAGAACACAAGGATAAGGAGCGAGAAGAGATCGCCCACAAGGCCGCCAAGATGGCGGATGACGTGCTGATGCGGGAGCATGAGCGTGAAGGCCACCCCATCTCCCTTCAGCCAGTCATTACCCTGTTGGCAGAGAGCAG GTTTCTTACTTTGGAAGAGTTGGATAGACTGATTGACTATCTGAGGGATAAGAGAGACCGTCTGGTGAGGAGCAGCGGTGATCCACATGCAG GGTCCCACCAACCTGTGGCAACAGTCTCCCCGCTGGAGCCGCCCCATCCGCCGGCGCCGACCCTTTCCAGTGGGCCTCACAGTGTACATGGTTCCCATACGACCCACTCTTCCCATACTGTCACCCCAGGCCATACCCCTCATTCTTCTCATACAGTCCATTCAGCTCATGCGGTCCACCCGGCTCCCCCGACCCACCTGACCCCACAGACCCACATGGTGCCATCCTCAGTCTCCAACCCTCCTCCACCATCCAGCCATCAGCAAGAGCTGCAGGCCAAGATCCTCAGCTTGTTCAACAGCGGATCCGGCGCCGCTGCCGCTAACAGCAGCGTGGCTTCCCAGTGTCAAGCATACGGCAGTCCTGCTGTCAACCAAGCCACCAGTCTTCCCCCTGCACTGGGGCCCTCCACCCTTCCTAAAATACAGCAGCCCCCCACTCAGAGCTCTGGCATGATGGCCCCTCGACCGGCACTGCGACTGCCGGGGATGCTACCCAGTGTTGCCCCCGCACAGTATGGTCCCCCAAGCCGCATGTCCACCCCAATAGGAGTGCAGAGGCCGCCCACAGCTGGCACTGGGATCAACTTTGACAACCCAAGTGTACAGAAAGCCCTGGACACTCTGATTCAAAGTGGACCTTCCATCAACCACCTAGTAAATGCAGGCAACGTCCAAACCCAAGGCATTGGTCAACCGGCGACGTTGGCCCTATACCCACGCCACTACTGA
- the ncoa5 gene encoding nuclear receptor coactivator 5 isoform X2 — MSRRRSRSASPAHHTTNSNDPRDLERRIFVGNLPTTLMDRKDLEDLFSPYGKINDINMAAERRQSKAHSRQSPPRRHPYGGYGESREPRARTRSPIHGRDVRDHREPGREPRLGHPREHVPRDPDFDRYRPSEGREKDPRADPGFRDDGYDRYYRIDDYYRKKEDPYGERYRDPWNGRREHEDDRPRMEERRRNELYRQYYEELQRRYDSERPVDCSVIVVNKQQKEYAETVGRKVRDLGMVVDLIFLNTEVSLTQALEDVGRARTPFAIIITQQHQVHRSCTVNILFGTPQEHRNMPMQDAMVLVARNYDLFKAEHKDKEREEIAHKAAKMADDVLMREHEREGHPISLQPVITLLAESRFLTLEELDRLIDYLRDKRDRLVRSSGDPHAGSHQPVATVSPLEPPHPPAPTLSSGPHSVHGSHTTHSSHTVTPGHTPHSSHTVHSAHAVHPAPPTHLTPQTHMVPSSVSNPPPPSSHQQELQAKILSLFNSGSGAAAANSSVASQCQAYGSPAVNQATSLPPALGPSTLPKIQQPPTQSSGMMAPRPALRLPGMLPSVAPAQYGPPSRMSTPIGVQRPPTAGTGINFDNPSVQKALDTLIQSGPSINHLVNAGNVQTQGIGQPATLALYPRHY, encoded by the exons ATGTCTCGGAGGAGGAGCCGCAGTGCAAGCCCCGCCCACCATACCACCAACAGCAATGACCCTCGCGACCTGGAAAGGAGGATTTTTGTGGGGAATTTGCCAACAACTCTCATGGACAGGAAGGACTTGGAGGATCTGTTCAGTCCATATGGGAAGATAAATG ATATTAATATGGCAGCGGAGCGACGACAGAGTAAAGCTCACTCCCGGCAGAGTCCTCCAAGAAG GCACCCGTATGGTGGCTATGGGGAGAGCCGGGAGCCTCGAGCCCGCACTCGCTCCCCTATACATGGCCGTGATGTGCGTGACCACAGGGAGCCTGGCCGGGAGCCGCGGCTTGGCCACCCGCGAGAACATGTGCCCCGAGACCCGGACTTCGACCGCTACCGTCCCTCCGAGGGCAGGGAGAAGGACCCCAGAGCCGATCCAGGCTTTCG GGATGATGGTTATGACCGATACTACAGAATTGATGATTATTACCGAAAGAAAGAGGACCCCTATGGGGAGAGATACAGGGACCCTTGGAATGGCAGGCGGGAGCACGAAG ACGACCGGCCAAGAATGGAGGAGCGGCGACGGAATGAGCTCTACCGACAGTATTATGAGGAGCTCCAGAGACGCTACGACTCCGAGCGGCCCGTGGATTGCTCGGTGATCGTGGTGAACAAGCAGCAAAA GGAGTACGCCGAGACGGTGGGCCGGAAGGTGCGCGACCTGGGCATGGTGGTGGACCTGATCTTCCTGAACACGGAGGTGTCACTGACGCAGGCCCTGGAGGATGTGGGCCGGGCACGCACACCCTTCGCCATCATCATCACGCAGCAGCACCAGGTGCACCGTTCCTGTACTGTCAACATCCTGTTCGGCACGCCGCAAG AGCATCGCAATATGCCTATGCAGGACGCTATGGTGCTTGTGGCGCGGAATTATGACCTGTTCAAGGCAGAACACAAGGATAAGGAGCGAGAAGAGATCGCCCACAAGGCCGCCAAGATGGCGGATGACGTGCTGATGCGGGAGCATGAGCGTGAAGGCCACCCCATCTCCCTTCAGCCAGTCATTACCCTGTTGGCAGAGAGCAG GTTTCTTACTTTGGAAGAGTTGGATAGACTGATTGACTATCTGAGGGATAAGAGAGACCGTCTGGTGAGGAGCAGCGGTGATCCACATGCAG GGTCCCACCAACCTGTGGCAACAGTCTCCCCGCTGGAGCCGCCCCATCCGCCGGCGCCGACCCTTTCCAGTGGGCCTCACAGTGTACATGGTTCCCATACGACCCACTCTTCCCATACTGTCACCCCAGGCCATACCCCTCATTCTTCTCATACAGTCCATTCAGCTCATGCGGTCCACCCGGCTCCCCCGACCCACCTGACCCCACAGACCCACATGGTGCCATCCTCAGTCTCCAACCCTCCTCCACCATCCAGCCATCAGCAAGAGCTGCAGGCCAAGATCCTCAGCTTGTTCAACAGCGGATCCGGCGCCGCTGCCGCTAACAGCAGCGTGGCTTCCCAGTGTCAAGCATACGGCAGTCCTGCTGTCAACCAAGCCACCAGTCTTCCCCCTGCACTGGGGCCCTCCACCCTTCCTAAAATACAGCAGCCCCCCACTCAGAGCTCTGGCATGATGGCCCCTCGACCGGCACTGCGACTGCCGGGGATGCTACCCAGTGTTGCCCCCGCACAGTATGGTCCCCCAAGCCGCATGTCCACCCCAATAGGAGTGCAGAGGCCGCCCACAGCTGGCACTGGGATCAACTTTGACAACCCAAGTGTACAGAAAGCCCTGGACACTCTGATTCAAAGTGGACCTTCCATCAACCACCTAGTAAATGCAGGCAACGTCCAAACCCAAGGCATTGGTCAACCGGCGACGTTGGCCCTATACCCACGCCACTACTGA
- the ctsa gene encoding lysosomal protective protein — translation MCRWALYFLWGISGVFGAPDADEIKYLPGLPKQPSFKQYSGYLNVSGNKHLHYWFVESQDKPAADPVVLWLNGGPGCSSLDGLLTEHGPFLIQDDGASLMYNPFSWNKIANVLYLESPAGVGFSYSDDKMYTTNDTEVSMNNYLALKEFFRLFPEYSKNEFFITGESYGGIYVPTLAERVMEDSSINLQGIAVGNGLSSYEMNDNSLVYFAYYHGLLGSKLWIDLQTYCCKDGTCDFYNNQNPNCSANLNEVQYIVYGSGLNIYNLYAPCAGGVHHRVSYTETHLVIHDLGNSFTQHLWSNLWSQKYKDITTKHKSVRLDPPCTNSTASTMFLNNPYVKSALHISAASLEWQICSAEVNLNYKRLYMDVRTQYLKLLGALKYRVLVYNGDVDMACNFLGDEWFVESLQQEVQVKRRPWLYYTGESMQVGGFVKEFSNLAFMTIKGSGHMVPTDKPIAAYAMFSRFLKKQPY, via the exons ATGTGCCGCTGGGCTCTGTACTTTCTCTGGGGAATATCGGGAGTTTTCGGAGCTCCAGATGCCGACGAGATTAAGTACCTTCCAGGACTGCCGAAGCAACCAAGCTTCAAACAATATTCTGGCTACCTCAATGTTTCTGGGAACAAACATCTACATTACTG GTTTGTGGAGTCCCAGGATAAACCAGCAGCTGACCCGGTTGTCTTGTGGCTGAATGGAGGACCTGGATGTAGCTCCCTGGATGGTCTCCTTACTGAACATGGACCTTTTCTG ATCCAGGATGATGGTGCCTCACTAATGTACAACCCATTTTCCTGGAATAAG ATTGCCAACGTGCTGTACCTGGAGTCACCAGCTGGAGTTGGGTTTTCCTACTCGGATGACAAGATGTACACTACCAATGACACAGAG GTATCAATGAACAACTACTTAGCCTTGAAGGAGTTTTTCCGGCTTTTCCCGGAGTACAGTAAGAACGAGTTTTTCATCACAGGGGAGAGCTATGGAGGGATCTATGTTCCCACGTTAGCAGAGCGAGTGATGGAAGATAGCAGCATAAACCTCCAG GGCATCGCAGTTGGTAACGGCCTGTCTAGTTATGAGATGAATGACAATTCTTTGGTGTACTTTGCTTACTACCATGGACTCCTTGGAAGCAA ACTTTGGATCGATTTGCAGACGTACTGCTGCAAGGATGGGACATGtgacttttacaataaccaaaatCCCAATTGTTCCGCAAAT CTAAACGAGGTGCAGTATATTGTGTATGGCTCTGGCCTTAACATCTACAACCTGTATGCCCCTTGTGCCGGAGGTGTGCACCACAGAGTGAG CTACACTGAGACCCATCTGGTGATTCATGATCTGGGGAATAGCTTCACGCAGCACCTTTGGAGCAACTTGTGGAGTCAG AAATACAAAGATATCACGACCAAGCACAAGTCGGTGAGACTTGACCCTCCCTGCACTAATTCCACTGCATCCACCATGTTTCTGAACAATCCCTATGTGAAGTCAGCCCTGCACATCTCTGCTGCCTCTCTGGAGTGGCAGATTTGTAG TGCAGAGGTCAATCTAAATTACAAACGGCTTTACATGGATGTCCGCACGCAGTACCTGAAGCTACTTGGGGCACTG AAGTACCGCGTGCTTGTGTACAATGGAGATGTGGACATGGCCTGCAACTTCCTCGGCGATGAGTGGTTTGTGGAATCGCTTCAGCAAGAG GTCCAGGTCAAACGCAGGCCTTGGCTCTACTACACTGGGGAAAGCATGCAGGTCGGAGGCTTTGTCAAAGAGTTCTCTAATCTGGCCTTCATGACTATTAAG GGGTCAGGTCACATGGTGCCCACCGACAAGCCAATAGCGGCCTATGCAATGTTCAGCCGTTTTCTGAAGAAGCAGCCGTATTGA
- the LOC125747137 gene encoding phospholipid transfer protein, which yields MFPCRLTVLLLLSHITMMLAEPPGCKIRITSKGLEMLKSEIQKFVKEELGNITIPDLQGKDGVFQYKIQDVKINELKFTFVDLRFQPDVGLVFEAHNSSISLSFQRQIQYWLLHDEGVINASAEDVNIHTALHLNKDTYGRLKISNISCDASVGKMRAKFSGTLGRVYDFLGTFLTTAMRLVLNQQICPALNHAGLELMNSLLDTVPVRTTVDKYVGVDYSLLSDPLVTSNNLDMDFRGMFFELHNASDTLVNYAVYPVVREYDRMVYLALSEYFFDSGMYAYFKAGVFKMVIANEKMPKDLEMLLRTTYFGTIFMLNPALVEAPISLHLEVTSAPHCVIRTSGASVAVTSVVNLMVLPPGQPPVQLSSMTMETKLNAKVSMKGKRLAVQMDLRKFKIYSNQSALESLALIPLQGPLKAMLQLSIVPIINNRTKKGVQIPLPEGMDFMEEVVEYHNGFIIIGANLHFTEGLREVIEKNRQEGPSNSTASP from the exons ATGTTCCCCTGTAGACTGACTGTCCTCTTACTACTGTCACACATAACTATGATGCTGGCAGAGCCCCCTGGCTGCAAGATTCGGATTACATCCAAAGGGCTTGAGATGC TAAAATCTGAGATCCAGAAATTTGTGAAGGAAGAACTGGGGAATATCACCATTCCGGATCTGCAGGGCAAGGATGGTGTCTTCCAGTACAAAATTCAAGA TGTGAAGatcaatgaactgaaattcacctTCGTAGACCTACGGTTCCAGCCAGATGTTGGTCTGGTTTTTGAGGCCCACAATTCTTCCATTTCTCTGAGCTTCCAGCGACAGATCCAGTACTGGTTATT ACATGATGAGGGGGTCATCAATGCCTCAGCAGAAGACGTGAACATCCACACAGCCCTGCACTTGAACAAGGACACGTACGGTCGCCTCAAGATCTCCAACATCTCCTGTGATGCCAGCGTTGGAAAAATGCGCGCCAAATTTAGCGGAACCCTAGG GAGGGTGTATGACTTTTTAGGTACCTTTCTGACAACAGCCATGCGTCTCGTTTTAAACCAGCAG ATCTGCCCTGCTCTGAATCATGCTGGTTTAGAATTGATGAACTCCTTGTTGGATACAGTTCCAG TTCGGACAACTGTAGACAAGTACGTAGGGGTTGACTACTCCCTTCTGAGTGATCCACTTGTGACATCCAATAACCTTGACATGGATTTCAGG GGAATGTTCTTTGAGCTCCACAACGCGAGCGACACACTGGTGAACTACGCTGTCTACCCAGTGGTCAGGGAGTATGACCGCATGGTCTACCTGGCCCTGTCTGAGTACTTCTTTGACAGTGGAATGTACGCCTACTTCAAAGCTGGGGTTTTCAAGATGGTCATCGCCAATGAGAAG ATGCCAAAAGACCTGGAGATGCTACTGAGGACAACCTATTTCGGCACGATATTTATGCTG AACCCTGCTCTGGTAGAGGCCCCCATCTCCTTGCACCTAGAGGTGACCAGCGCTCCACACTGCGTCATCAGGACATCGGGGGCCAGCGTGGCCGTCACCTCTGTGGTCAACTTGATGGTGCTGCCTCCCGGGCAGCCCCCTGTGCAGCTCAGCAGCATGACCATG GAAACCAAGCTAAATGCCAAGGTTTCGATGAAGGGCAAGAGGCTGGCTGTTCAGATGGATCTGAGAAA GTTTAAAATCTACTCCAATCAGTCTGCTCTGGAATCATTAGCA CTCATCCCCCTGCAGGGCCCCTTGAAGGCAATGCTACAGCTTTCCATAGTACCCATCATCAACA ATCGAACGAAGAAAGGAGTTCAGATCCCACTTCCGGAAGGGATGGACTTCATGGAGGAGGTGGTGGAGTATCACAAT ggGTTCATCATCATTGGAGCCAACCTCCACTTCACTGAAGGGCTGAGGGAGGTGATCGAGAAGAATCGACAGGAGGGGCCGAGCAACAGCACCGCGTCCCCCTGA